TGCACAAACACCGACCGTAAAGTAACTCTGAACTTCGCTCTCGCAAATGACGTGCCTGTAGAGCCTGAAGTCCTTCTGCGCCATTTCAATCCTGAAAAGTTCCTGATAAAGATAACGCCTTTAAATCCGACATACCGGGTATCTGAGAACGGACTGTCTTCTTATATCGACCCCTATCGCAACGGTTTTGACTATGCAATAGTAAAAGAGTTGTCAGACTGCGGTTATGAGGTGATTGTCAGCATAGGAGAGGTGGAGGAAAACTTCATCGGCAGCAACTGCGGACAGTACATAACAAAGCATATGACGTCACAGAAACAGATGAACGAAGGTTATACCTATCACATTCAACAATATCCGGCAGTCTAATGGGTAGATTTGCAGATACGGCTAAAACCTTTGCAGGCGGCCAAAATAACTTCCTTCCCCTTTCATCTGACGACTTTAAAAAGAGGGGATGGGATGCACTTGATATAATCCTTATCACCGGCGATGCATATGTGGACCATCCATCATACGGTGCTGCCGTAATCGGGAGGGTATTGGAAAATGCCGGTTACAGGGTGGGTATTATTCCACAGCCCGATTGGAGAAAGCCCGACGATTTCGGGAAACTGGGGAAGCCCCGCCTCTTCTTCGGTATCACCGCCGGTAATATGGATTCCATGGTGGCAAACTATACGGCAAACAAGAGACCGAGACAAAAGGACGACTATTCTCCAGGAGGAAAGGCTGGTTTGCGCCCTGACAGGGCAACAATCGTTTATGCCAACCGGATCAGGGAAGCTTTTGGAGATATTCCGATAGTTATAGGGGGAATCGAGGCAAGTCTGCGGAGATTTGCTCATTACGACTGGTGGGATAATGCGGTGAGGCGGTCTATTCTCCTCGACTCGCGGGCAGACATCCTTGTTTATGGAATGGGTGAAAGACAGGTCGTGGAAATAGCGGAAAGACTGAGCAAAAGTGAAAACCTTTCAGGGATCAGGGGAACGGCCATTGTAACGTATAGCGGAGAGCCCCCGCTACGCGAGGACAAGCGTAGAGCGTTTAATTCCGTAGCCGAAGGCTTCAGCCTGCGTCATCCGAAGGACGTGGGACGTGGGACGTGGGACAGCGAGAAAGAAGAACCGGCGAAGCGGCGAACCGGCGATAACGAACTGGTAACACATGACGATTTACGATTTACGAGATACGATTTACGAGATACGGCAGTTGAGATTCCTTCCTATGAAGAAGTGAAAGAGGACAAAGAGAAATTCAATGAAGCCTTCAGGCTGATCTATCAAAATCAGGATCCATTCACCGGGAAAACTATCATACAAAGGTATGCTACAAGGTGTGTCATACAGTATCCGCCGCCCCTTCCCCTTACGGAATACCAACTGGACGCCATTTACGAGTTGCCTTACATGAAGAATCCGCATCCGTCCTATAAAGAAAAGGGTAGCATCCCTGGTTTCGAAACGGTCAGATTTTCCCTCATCTCTCACAGAGGATGCTGCGGCGAATGCAGTTTCTGCGCCCTCTCCATGCATCAAGGAAGGATTGTCCAATCAAGAAGCAAAAAATCTATTCTAAGAGAAGCAACATTACTTACAAAAAGAGAGGATTTCAGGGGCACCATTACCGACATAGGTGGTCCTACGGCCAATCTTTATAAGGCAAAATGCCCTTTATGGGACAGTAAAGGTGCCTGCCGGAACAAACAGTGTCTCATGCCGGAAAAATGCAAAAACCTGAAAACAGGATACAGAGATAGCATAGAATTATACAATGAAGTCCTTTCACTGCCAAAAGTAAAACATGTTTTTTTGGAGAGCGGGATCAGATACGACCTGCTCACAGATAATGATTCCACCGGATATTTTTCACATCTCTGCACATATCATATCAGCGGACAGATGAAGGTTGCCCCGGAACATACCGTCGATCGTGTCCTGAAATTAATGAACAAACCACCCTTCCACGTTTATGAGACATTTGCCAAACAATATATAGAAACAAACAGGCGGCTGAAAAAAGACCAGTATCTTGTTCATTATTTCATCAGTGCCCATCCGGGCTCAACATTGGAAGATACATTTGCCCTTTCACAATATCTTATGAAAAGAAAAATCCATCCTGAACAGAT
The sequence above is a segment of the Pseudomonadota bacterium genome. Coding sequences within it:
- a CDS encoding YgiQ family radical SAM protein, which codes for MGRFADTAKTFAGGQNNFLPLSSDDFKKRGWDALDIILITGDAYVDHPSYGAAVIGRVLENAGYRVGIIPQPDWRKPDDFGKLGKPRLFFGITAGNMDSMVANYTANKRPRQKDDYSPGGKAGLRPDRATIVYANRIREAFGDIPIVIGGIEASLRRFAHYDWWDNAVRRSILLDSRADILVYGMGERQVVEIAERLSKSENLSGIRGTAIVTYSGEPPLREDKRRAFNSVAEGFSLRHPKDVGRGTWDSEKEEPAKRRTGDNELVTHDDLRFTRYDLRDTAVEIPSYEEVKEDKEKFNEAFRLIYQNQDPFTGKTIIQRYATRCVIQYPPPLPLTEYQLDAIYELPYMKNPHPSYKEKGSIPGFETVRFSLISHRGCCGECSFCALSMHQGRIVQSRSKKSILREATLLTKREDFRGTITDIGGPTANLYKAKCPLWDSKGACRNKQCLMPEKCKNLKTGYRDSIELYNEVLSLPKVKHVFLESGIRYDLLTDNDSTGYFSHLCTYHISGQMKVAPEHTVDRVLKLMNKPPFHVYETFAKQYIETNRRLKKDQYLVHYFISAHPGSTLEDTFALSQYLMKRKIHPEQIQDFIPLPLTLSGCMYYTEKHPFTGEKVYVAKTFRERKMHRALIQYKNPKNKKLIEEAMKILKKRNKSNSKL